The proteins below are encoded in one region of Juglans microcarpa x Juglans regia isolate MS1-56 chromosome 4D, Jm3101_v1.0, whole genome shotgun sequence:
- the LOC121259743 gene encoding LOW QUALITY PROTEIN: pectin acetylesterase 12-like (The sequence of the model RefSeq protein was modified relative to this genomic sequence to represent the inferred CDS: inserted 1 base in 1 codon), with product MRVIQILTVLGYAFCFVGFVLSGSERGSFEDFNVTELEIETQKEGLLSFLENDAAASSPSLSKPLMVPLTLIYGAASKGAVCLDGTLPGYHLHRGRGSGANSWLIQLEGGGWCNTIRSCVYRKTTRRGSSKFMEKLIPFTGILSNKAEENPDFFNWNRVKLRYCDGASFNGDSRDEAAQLNFRGQRIWLAAMEDLMSKGMQNANQALLSGCSAXGLASILHCDEFRDLFPRTTKVKCLSDAGLFLDAVDVSGGRTLRNMYGGVVNLQGVQTNLPNTCTNHLDPISCFFPQNLIANVKTPLFILNAAYDAWQLQESLAPRSADPRGYWNNCKLNHALCSSSQIYFLQGFRNQMLNAVRGFSRSRQNGLFINSCFAHCQSERQDTWFADNSPLIANKGIAESVGDWYFDRVGVKAIDCAYPCDNTCHNLVFK from the exons atgagGGTGATTCAGATTCTGACGGTGCTGGGGTATGCCTTTTGCTTTGTTGGGTTCGTGTTGAGCGGATCTGAACGTGGTTCTTTTGAGGATTTCAATGTCACAGAGTTGGAAATAGAGACACAGAAGGAGGGTCTGCTTTCTTTCTTGGAGAATGATGCCGCAGCTTCATCACCTTCCTTGTCCAAACCCCTCATGGTCCCCTTGACTCTTATTTATGGAGCTGCTTCTAAAGGAgccg TTTGCTTGGATGGGACGCTGCCAGGTTACCATCTGCATCGGGGTCGCGGATCTGGTGCAAACAGTTGGCTCATTCAATTAGAG GGAGGGGGATGGTGTAATACAATAAGAAGCTGTGTTTACCGCAAAACTACTCGCCGCGGGTCATCAAAATTTATGGAAAAACTGATACCATTCACGGGAATATTGAGCAATAAAGCAGAAGAAAATCCCG ATTTTTTCAACTGGAACAGGGTCAAGCTACGTTACTGTGATGGGGCATCTTTCAATGGGGATAGTCGGGATGAG GCTGCACAACTCAATTTTCGAGGACAGCGGATTTGGTTAGCTGCTATGGAAGACTTAATGTCCAAGGGAATGCAGAATGCTAACCAG GCTCTTCTTTCTGGATGCTCTG GGGGCCTAGCATCCATACTACACTGTGATGAGTTTCGGGACTTGTTTCCACGAACTACCAAAGTGAAATGTCTAAGTGATGCTGGATTGTTCCTCGATGC AGTTGATGTATCTGGTGGGCGAACTTTAAGGAATATGTATGGAGGTGTGGTTAACTTACAG GGAGTGCAAACGAATCTGCCGAATACTTGTACCAACCACCTGGATCCAATATCG tgCTTCTTTCCTCAGAACTTGATTGCGAATGTTAAAACGCCATTATTTATTCTAAATGCAGCCTATGATGCATGGCAG CTCCAAGAGAGCTTAGCTCCACGTTCAGCTGATCCTCGTGGCTATTGGAATAACTGCAAATTAAACCATGCACTTTGTAGTTCATCACAGATCTATTTTCTCCAAG GCTTTAGAAATCAAATGCTCAATGCCGTTAGAGGTTTCTCAAGGTCCCGTCAAAATGGATTATTCATAAATTCCTGTTTTGCTCATTGCCAGTCTGAGAGGCAGGACACATGGTTCGCTGACAACTCTCCCCTAATTGCAAACAAG GGGATTGCAGAGTCTGTTGGAGACTGGTATTTTGATCGAGTGGGTGTGAAAGCTATTGACTGTGCATACCCCTGTGACAACACATGCCACAATCTAGTTTTCAAGTGA
- the LOC121261716 gene encoding uncharacterized protein C24B11.05-like isoform X2, giving the protein MDSVRRSNAAKYECLLFDMDDTLYPMSSGINLACRKNIEEFMLQHLHMEETEVPRLCLDLYKEYGTTMAGLKALGFEFDNDEFHAYVHGRLPYDVLKPDPTLRNLLLSMPQRKIIFTNADKAHADQVLSRLGLEDCFEGIICFETLNPPLEPVSHCMDVPDGDDDAEFTAGAEANVPDCANLSTYSRVLCKPSVEAIEVAIQIANIDPNKTIFFDDSARNILSGKAAGLHTVIVGSSTLVPGADHALTSIHNIKEALPEIREGEEEQIEQVIQPSAVPTVILA; this is encoded by the exons ATGGATTCGGTTCGGAGGTCCAATGCAGCTAAATATGAGTGCTTGCTCTTTG ATATGGATGATACTCTGTACCCCATGAGCTCAGGTATCAACTTGGCTTGCCGCAAGAACATAGAAG AGTTCATGCTGCAGCATTTGCACATGGAAGAAACTGAAGTACCAAGGTTGTGCTTGGATTTGTACAAGGAATACGGGACAACAATGGCGGGTCTAAAG GCTCTTGGTTTCGAGTTTGACAACGATGAGTTTCATGCTTATGTCCATGGAAGACTACCCTACGATGTCCTCAAGCCCGATCCAACTTTAAGGAACCTTCTACTTTCTATGCCACAGCGCAAAATA ATATTCACTAATGCGGACAAAGCACATGCAGATCAAGTTCTGAGCAGGTTGGGTTTGGAAGATTGTTTTGAAGGCATCATATGCTTTGAAACTCTTAACCCTCCCCTTGAACCGGTTTCTCATTGCATGGACGTGCcagatggtgatgatgatgctgaATTCACGGCAGGCGCCGAGGCCAATGTTCCTGATTGTGCAAATCTCAGCACTTATTCACGAGTTCTCTGCAAGCCCTCTGTGGAAGCCATTGAAGTTGCTATTCAAATTGCAAATATTGACCCCAATAAAACT aTTTTCTTCGATGACAGTGCTCGAAACATTTTGAGTGGGAAAGCAGCCGGACTTCATACTGTTATC GTGGGGAGCTCAACACTGGTGCCTGGTGCAGATCATGCCTTGACTAGCATCCACAATATCAAAGAAGCACTACCTGAGATACGGGAAGGTGAAGAAGAACAGATTGAGCAAGTTATTCAGCCCAGTGCTGTTCCAACCGTTATCCTGGCATAG
- the LOC121261716 gene encoding uncharacterized protein C24B11.05-like isoform X1 — MDSVRRSNAAKYECLLFDMDDTLYPMSSGINLACRKNIEEFMLQHLHMEETEVPRLCLDLYKEYGTTMAGLKQALGFEFDNDEFHAYVHGRLPYDVLKPDPTLRNLLLSMPQRKIIFTNADKAHADQVLSRLGLEDCFEGIICFETLNPPLEPVSHCMDVPDGDDDAEFTAGAEANVPDCANLSTYSRVLCKPSVEAIEVAIQIANIDPNKTIFFDDSARNILSGKAAGLHTVIVGSSTLVPGADHALTSIHNIKEALPEIREGEEEQIEQVIQPSAVPTVILA, encoded by the exons ATGGATTCGGTTCGGAGGTCCAATGCAGCTAAATATGAGTGCTTGCTCTTTG ATATGGATGATACTCTGTACCCCATGAGCTCAGGTATCAACTTGGCTTGCCGCAAGAACATAGAAG AGTTCATGCTGCAGCATTTGCACATGGAAGAAACTGAAGTACCAAGGTTGTGCTTGGATTTGTACAAGGAATACGGGACAACAATGGCGGGTCTAAAG CAGGCTCTTGGTTTCGAGTTTGACAACGATGAGTTTCATGCTTATGTCCATGGAAGACTACCCTACGATGTCCTCAAGCCCGATCCAACTTTAAGGAACCTTCTACTTTCTATGCCACAGCGCAAAATA ATATTCACTAATGCGGACAAAGCACATGCAGATCAAGTTCTGAGCAGGTTGGGTTTGGAAGATTGTTTTGAAGGCATCATATGCTTTGAAACTCTTAACCCTCCCCTTGAACCGGTTTCTCATTGCATGGACGTGCcagatggtgatgatgatgctgaATTCACGGCAGGCGCCGAGGCCAATGTTCCTGATTGTGCAAATCTCAGCACTTATTCACGAGTTCTCTGCAAGCCCTCTGTGGAAGCCATTGAAGTTGCTATTCAAATTGCAAATATTGACCCCAATAAAACT aTTTTCTTCGATGACAGTGCTCGAAACATTTTGAGTGGGAAAGCAGCCGGACTTCATACTGTTATC GTGGGGAGCTCAACACTGGTGCCTGGTGCAGATCATGCCTTGACTAGCATCCACAATATCAAAGAAGCACTACCTGAGATACGGGAAGGTGAAGAAGAACAGATTGAGCAAGTTATTCAGCCCAGTGCTGTTCCAACCGTTATCCTGGCATAG